In Plasmodium gaboni strain SY75 chromosome 7, whole genome shotgun sequence, the following are encoded in one genomic region:
- a CDS encoding acyl-CoA synthetase, with the protein MNILFTVCSLFIFVINVALYGAERNRKNNVYTEICENPANENESSVYCMKDYKKKNSSYPYKHIMNFLLDTQSKNKDNVAIVEHENGEPNNYLTYGDFFKKVFCFSNTLNTYEGKGIEEKIYKNEEKNNGKFRLLGLYGSNSMNWLAADMASMLSGVTTLVMHSKFSVDVIVDIIKETELEWLCLDLDLVEGLLAHRNEFPHLKNLIILDTLDKSNKIKSKGLDKSDKKKTNEVDNKLGNVDYDNEKLKKIKDLKVKASSVGINIMEFDEMANTEPKEIKINNEDPNFITSIVYTSGTSGKPKGVMLSNENFHNTIVPLCDHNLIKEYHPKTHFSYLPVSHIYERVLVHIFFVLGGTISIWSKDISIFSKDLSNSKGEVLAGVPKVFNRIYTNIMTEISNLPCFKRWLVKRIISIRKSNNNGSLGKFLEGLFKISSKIKKKVNTNLEVILNGGGKLSPKIANELRVLLNINFYQGYGLTESTGPIFAQDTSDTNTESMGIPVSPNTKYKVKTWETYKATDTLPKGELLVKSGSIFSGYFLEKENTEKSFTEDGYFKTGDVVQVNSDGSLTFLDRSKGLVKLSQGEYIETDLLNNLYSQISFINNCVVYGDDSMDGPLGIISVDKYLLYRSLKDDNMLEKTGITDNNYQDQLNDENINQSIFVDYVKEKMMETYKNTNLNRYNIINHIYLTSKVWDTNNYLTPTLKVKRFYVFKDYDFFIEEVKKIYKHKLKGIDEVSKNKEQKEEKKDEKNKSKNKNVQEKSSKDMNTKNVVNVTEKNPTKEKFTEQQENKEKNNKLRVRVNDVAQELESNK; encoded by the coding sequence atgaatattcTATTTACGGTGTGTAgcttatttatatttgtaattAATGTTGCTTTATATGGAGCAGAAAGGAATCGTAAAAATAATGTGTACACGGAAATATGTGAAAATCCAGcaaatgaaaatgaatCAAGTGTATACTGTATGAAAGACtacaaaaagaaaaattcttcatatccttataaacatattatgaattttttattagatactcaaagtaaaaataaagataatgTAGCAATAGTGGAACATGAAAATGGTGAACCAAACAATTATTTGACATATGGtgatttttttaaaaaagttTTTTGTTTTAGTAATACATTGAATACTTATGAAGGAAAAGGTATTGAAGagaaaatttataaaaacgaagaaaaaaataatggTAAATTTAGGTTGTTGGGTTTATATGGTAGTAATTCCATGAATTGGTTGGCCGCTGATATGGCTTCTATGTTAAGTGGTGTTACAACATTAGTTATGCACTCTAAATTTAGTGTAGATGTAATTGtagatataataaaggAAACCGAATTAGAATGGTTATGTTTAGATTTAGATTTGGTTGAAGGGTTATTAGCTCATAGAAATGAATTTCCACACTTGAAGAATCTTATAATATTAGATACATTAGATAAAtctaataaaataaaatctAAAGGTTTAGATAAAAGtgataaaaagaaaacaaatGAAGTAGATAATAAGTTGGGTAATGTTGATtatgataatgaaaaattaaaaaaaataaaagatttAAAAGTTAAAGCTAGTAGTGTTggaataaatattatgGAATTTGATGAGATGGCAAATACAGAACCTAAAgagataaaaataaataatgaagatCCTAATTTTATTACTTCTATTGTATATACATCTGGAACATCAGGAAAACCAAAAGGTGTTATGTTAAGTAATGAAAATTTCCACAATACTATAGTACCATTATGTGAtcataatttaataaaagaatatcATCCCAAAACacatttttcttatttacCAGTATCACACATATATGAGAGAGTTCTTGTTCATATCTTTTTTGTGTTAGGTGGAACTATTAGTATATGGAGTAAAGATATAAGTATTTTCTCTAAAGATTTATCAAATTCTAAAGGTGAAGTATTAGCAGGTGTCCCTAAAGTTTTTAATAGAATATATACCAATATTATGACAGAAATAAGTAATTTACCATGTTTCAAAAGATGGTTAGTGAAACGTATTATATCGATACGTAAatctaataataatggAAGTTTAGGTAAATTTCTTGAAGGactttttaaaatttcttcaaaaattaaaaagaaagtAAACACGAATTTAGAAGTTATATTAAATGGTGGTGGAAAGTTATCACCAAAAATTGCTAATGAGTTACGTGTTTtgttaaatataaatttttatcaaGGATATGGATTAACAGAATCAACAGGTCCTATTTTTGCACAAGATACTAGTGATACTAATACTGAAAGTATGGGAATTCCTGTTTCTCcaaatacaaaatataaagtaAAAACATGGGAAACTTATAAAGCCACAGATACTTTACCAAAAGGAGAATTATTAGTTAAGAGTGGTTCTATATTTAGTGGATACTTTTtggaaaaagaaaatacaGAAAAATCATTTACTGAAGATGGTTATTTTAAAACAGGGGATGTGGTTCAAGTTAATAGTGATGGTTCCTTAACATTTTTAGATAGATCAAAGGGTTTAGTTAAATTATCACAAGGTGAATATATCGAAACAGATTTGTTGAATAATCTTTATTCACAAATTagttttataaataattgtGTTGTTTATGGTGATGATTCAATGGATGGACCATTAGGTATAATTTCTGTggataaatatttattatatagatCCTTAAAAGATGACAATATGTTAGAAAAAACTGGAATTACTGATAATAATTACCAAGATCAattaaatgatgaaaatataaatcaatCTATTTTTGTTGATTATGTGAAAGAGAAAATGATGGAaacttataaaaatacaaatttaaatagatataatataataaatcatatttatttaacATCTAAAGTATGGGATACTAATAATTATCTTACACCCACATTAAAGGTGAAAAGATTCTATGTATTTAAGGATTATGACTTTTTCATTGAAGaagttaaaaaaatatataaacacaAATTAAAAGGAATTGATGAAGTCAGCAAAAATAAAGAACAAAAAGAAGAgaaaaaagatgaaaaaaataaaagtaaaaataaaaatgttcAAGAGAAAAGTTCAAAAGATATGAATACAAAAAATGTAGTTAATGTTACAGAGAAAAATCCcacaaaagaaaaatttaCAGAACAGCAAGAAAACAAAGAAAAGAATAACAAATTAAGAGTACGAGTTAATGATGTGGCACAAGAATTAgaatcaaataaataa